The following proteins are encoded in a genomic region of Periophthalmus magnuspinnatus isolate fPerMag1 chromosome 10, fPerMag1.2.pri, whole genome shotgun sequence:
- the mgst2 gene encoding microsomal glutathione S-transferase 2, whose protein sequence is MDAPVLVCAVTLLTTLQMAYFTRRVGYSRLAHKIKPPATTGHPEFERAFRAHQNCVEFYPLFLVSMWSCGVFFSEPIAAAGGLVFIVGRLLYFNGYIRETHKRLPGFWVSVAVFFSLSFLGMIGIVQEILHKYFYIYS, encoded by the exons ATGGATGCTCCGGTGCTGGTCTGTGCTGTCACTCTGCTGACTACTCTGCAAATGG cATACTTTACCAGAAGAGTGGGATATTCACGGTTGGCTCATAAGATCAAGCCCCCTGCCACTACAGGGCATCCGGAGTTTGAGAGGGCTTTCCGAGCACA tcagAACTGCGTGGAGTTCTATCCACTGTTCCTGGTGTCCATGTGGAGCTGTGGAGTGTTCTTCAGTGAGCCCATTGCCGCTGCTGGAGGCCTGGTCTTCATCGTGGGACGCCTCCTCTACTTCAATGGTTACATCAGGGAGACCCACAAACG ATTGCCGGGCTTCTGGGTGTCCGTGGCTGTCTTCTTCTCCCTGTCTTTTCTGGGAATGATCGGAATAGTGCAAGAGATACTACACAAGTACTTCTACATTTACAGCTGA